A genomic segment from Actinomadura hallensis encodes:
- the tatA gene encoding Sec-independent protein translocase subunit TatA, which translates to MAGLGTTEILIILAVVLLLFGSSKLPTLARSLGKSARILKAETKGLHDDDDDDGRTAARPAPAPQAAEAREQGDGQRSRGELESGEPIQGVPVSDPGRVRDSG; encoded by the coding sequence ATGGCTGGACTTGGCACGACCGAGATTCTGATCATTCTCGCCGTGGTCCTGTTGCTGTTCGGATCGTCGAAGCTGCCGACGCTGGCGCGGTCGCTGGGCAAGTCGGCGCGGATCCTGAAGGCCGAGACCAAGGGCCTGCACGACGACGATGACGACGACGGCAGGACCGCCGCCAGGCCCGCACCGGCCCCGCAGGCCGCCGAGGCGCGCGAGCAGGGCGACGGGCAGCGCTCCCGCGGCGAGCTGGAGTCCGGGGAGCCGATCCAGGGCGTGCCGGTCTCGGACCCGGGCCGGGTGCGCGACAGCGGCTGA
- a CDS encoding helix-turn-helix transcriptional regulator: MTADAKNAGKTGAKAGAKASVKTGARGAGRPAGRGQATTSTDRLARLLALVPYVVNRDSVALGEAAEAFGVTEKQLIDDLNLLWCVELRAPDPYCPIDLSYEGGEITVAEAESIARPLRLKVDEAAALLVALRMLAGIPGLDDRDALSRVIAKLEGAAGAAASVAGQVAVEVDARAGSAGEGGDALGRLRDAVERRRRVHLTYYVPARDEYTERDVDPMRLLVVEGNTYLEGWCRRAEGVRLFKLDRIAGLEVLDVAAEVPDDAEPIDVDAGLFRPSPQDEAVTLELTPRGRWVADYYPCESVEELGEGRLRVVLRTPDSRWVRGLALRLGDQGRVVAPAGLAAEIRAEAARALALYGMA, translated from the coding sequence ATGACGGCGGACGCGAAGAACGCGGGGAAGACCGGCGCCAAGGCGGGGGCCAAGGCCAGTGTGAAAACCGGTGCGAGGGGCGCGGGCAGGCCGGCCGGCCGCGGGCAGGCGACGACGTCGACCGACCGGCTGGCGCGGCTGCTGGCGCTCGTCCCGTACGTGGTGAACCGCGACTCGGTGGCGCTCGGCGAGGCCGCCGAGGCGTTCGGGGTGACCGAGAAGCAGCTCATCGACGACCTGAACCTGCTGTGGTGCGTGGAGCTGCGGGCGCCGGACCCGTACTGCCCGATCGACCTGTCCTACGAGGGCGGCGAGATCACGGTGGCGGAGGCGGAGTCGATCGCGCGGCCGCTGCGGCTGAAGGTGGACGAGGCGGCGGCGCTGCTGGTGGCGCTGCGGATGCTGGCGGGCATCCCGGGGCTGGACGACCGGGACGCGCTGAGCCGGGTCATCGCGAAGCTGGAGGGCGCGGCGGGCGCCGCGGCGTCGGTGGCCGGGCAGGTGGCGGTGGAGGTCGACGCCCGCGCCGGGTCCGCCGGGGAGGGCGGCGACGCGCTCGGGCGGCTGCGGGACGCCGTGGAGCGCCGCCGCAGGGTGCACCTGACGTACTACGTCCCGGCGCGGGACGAGTACACCGAGCGCGACGTGGACCCGATGCGGCTGCTGGTGGTGGAGGGCAACACCTACCTGGAGGGGTGGTGCCGCCGCGCCGAGGGGGTGCGGCTGTTCAAGCTGGACCGCATCGCCGGGCTGGAGGTCCTGGACGTCGCGGCGGAGGTGCCCGACGACGCCGAGCCGATCGACGTGGACGCCGGCCTGTTCCGCCCGTCGCCGCAGGACGAGGCGGTGACGCTGGAGCTGACGCCGCGCGGCCGGTGGGTCGCCGACTACTACCCGTGCGAGAGCGTCGAGGAGCTCGGCGAGGGGCGGCTGCGGGTGGTGCTGCGCACCCCGGACAGCCGCTGGGTGCGAGGGCTGGCGCTGCGGCTCGGCGACCAGGGCCGCGTCGTGGCGCCCGCGGGGCTGGCGGCGGAGATCCGCGCGGAGGCGGCGCGGGCGCTGGCCCTGTACGGCATGGCGTGA
- a CDS encoding DUF3866 family protein — MIRWRKGTVEDIRREWPGAVELNVSIGGDGTHRALAYPALVGRPEPGDTVLLNTTALAMGLGTGGYAMVVAIPDRLPPDPEGPGHLVKARYTPLQATVLGADEQDSPHHDVLRDADSLGGMPVVVADLHSALPPVLAALLAERPAARVVYVMPDGGALPSWFSMSIARLKDAGALAATVTVGQAFGGDLEAVTVHTGLLAARLILGADAVVLAQGPGNLGTGTRWGFSGVSAGEAVNAASVLGGRPVGSLRVSEGDKRERHIGVSHHSLTAYGRVALAPADIPVPELGGPFGARVAAEAAALGERHRLVPVPVDGLHETLRAAEKDWGVRLSTMGRRLDEDLPYFLTAAAAGRHTAALLG; from the coding sequence GTGATCCGATGGCGCAAAGGCACAGTTGAGGACATCCGCCGCGAATGGCCCGGGGCGGTCGAGCTGAACGTCTCGATCGGGGGCGACGGCACGCACCGCGCCCTGGCCTATCCCGCGCTCGTGGGACGGCCCGAGCCGGGCGACACCGTCCTGCTCAACACTACGGCCTTGGCGATGGGCCTCGGCACCGGCGGCTACGCCATGGTCGTCGCGATCCCCGACCGGCTCCCGCCCGACCCCGAGGGCCCCGGCCACCTCGTCAAGGCCCGCTACACGCCCCTCCAGGCCACCGTCCTCGGCGCCGACGAGCAGGACTCCCCCCACCACGACGTCCTCCGCGACGCCGACTCCCTCGGCGGCATGCCCGTCGTCGTCGCCGACCTGCACTCCGCGCTCCCCCCGGTCCTCGCCGCGCTCCTCGCCGAGCGGCCCGCCGCGCGCGTCGTGTACGTCATGCCGGACGGCGGGGCGCTGCCGTCCTGGTTCTCCATGTCCATCGCCCGCCTCAAGGACGCCGGCGCCCTCGCCGCCACCGTCACCGTCGGGCAGGCGTTCGGCGGCGACCTCGAGGCCGTCACCGTCCACACCGGGCTCCTCGCCGCGCGGCTCATCCTGGGCGCCGACGCCGTCGTCCTCGCGCAGGGCCCCGGCAACCTCGGCACCGGGACCCGCTGGGGGTTCTCCGGCGTCTCGGCCGGCGAGGCCGTCAACGCCGCCTCCGTCCTCGGCGGCCGGCCCGTCGGATCGCTGCGCGTCAGCGAGGGCGACAAGCGCGAACGCCACATCGGCGTCTCCCACCACTCCCTCACCGCCTACGGCCGTGTCGCCCTGGCGCCCGCCGACATCCCCGTCCCCGAACTCGGCGGCCCGTTCGGCGCCCGCGTCGCCGCCGAGGCCGCCGCCCTCGGCGAACGCCACCGGCTCGTCCCCGTCCCCGTGGACGGCCTCCACGAGACCCTCAGGGCCGCGGAGAAGGACTGGGGCGTCCGGCTGTCCACCATGGGCCGCCGCCTGGACGAGGACCTGCCCTACTTCCTAACCGCCGCCGCCGCGGGCCGCCACACCGCCGCCCTCCTCGGCTGA
- a CDS encoding DUF3291 domain-containing protein — MSDHTSTVSRPARFHLAQLNVASLRFPLDDPRTADFVALLEPINALADEAPGFVWRLTEEGRPDATGMRPAGEDVIVNYSVWESAGALWDFVYRSPHLEIMRRRRDWFRRHEEPHLVLWWVPAGRIPSVAEALERLALLREQGPSPRAFTFASSYTAEEAAAAGAVRPAASGGSEPASGGSDSAAPEATAV, encoded by the coding sequence ATGAGCGATCACACCTCGACCGTGTCTCGTCCCGCCCGTTTCCACCTCGCTCAGCTGAACGTCGCCTCGCTCCGCTTCCCCCTGGACGATCCGCGGACGGCGGACTTCGTCGCGCTGCTCGAGCCGATCAACGCGCTCGCCGACGAGGCCCCCGGCTTCGTGTGGCGGCTGACGGAGGAGGGGCGGCCCGACGCGACCGGGATGCGCCCCGCCGGGGAGGACGTGATCGTCAACTACTCGGTGTGGGAGTCCGCCGGGGCGCTGTGGGACTTCGTGTACCGCAGCCCGCACCTGGAGATCATGCGGCGCCGCCGGGACTGGTTCCGGCGGCACGAGGAGCCGCATCTGGTCCTGTGGTGGGTCCCCGCGGGCCGGATCCCGTCGGTCGCGGAGGCGCTGGAGCGCCTGGCGCTGCTCCGCGAGCAGGGGCCGTCGCCGCGGGCGTTCACGTTCGCGTCGTCGTACACCGCCGAGGAGGCCGCGGCCGCGGGAGCCGTGCGGCCCGCGGCGTCCGGCGGCTCAGAGCCCGCCTCCGGCGGCTCGGATTCCGCGGCGCCCGAGGCCACGGCCGTGTGA
- a CDS encoding oxygenase MpaB family protein → MPATPRTPAPEHLTDRLADRDVLRRVAAEPLIGLGAGRALLMQLAHPRVALGVAEHSDFADRPLARLFGTLDFLLIVTFGTPEEVARISAKVRGIHTAVRGDGYTGNDPDLQMWVNATLIDSALHIYGHVMRPGRAEPGVAEEYYRQARVVAEVLGCPLEEQPPDLAAFRAYMDRTLAGLQVTGTAREVAAAVLWPRRLRCLAPALAVFRLLTAALLPEPLREQYGLPWSRGRRRAAGLLLRSATVAHRLVPGPLRRPPQPLLVRLASHRVDRTLSARRAHRRGS, encoded by the coding sequence GTGCCCGCCACACCGCGGACACCCGCACCGGAACACCTCACCGACCGGCTGGCCGACCGGGATGTGCTGCGCAGGGTCGCCGCCGAACCGCTGATCGGCCTCGGCGCGGGCCGCGCCCTGCTGATGCAGCTGGCGCACCCCCGGGTGGCGCTCGGCGTCGCCGAGCACAGCGACTTCGCCGACCGCCCCCTGGCCCGGCTGTTCGGCACGCTGGACTTCCTGCTGATCGTCACGTTCGGCACCCCGGAGGAGGTCGCGCGGATCTCCGCGAAGGTCCGCGGGATCCACACCGCCGTCCGCGGCGACGGCTACACCGGCAACGACCCCGACCTGCAGATGTGGGTGAACGCCACCCTCATCGACTCGGCCCTGCACATCTACGGGCACGTGATGCGGCCCGGCCGCGCCGAGCCCGGCGTGGCCGAGGAGTACTACCGCCAGGCCCGCGTCGTCGCCGAGGTCCTCGGCTGCCCCCTCGAGGAGCAGCCCCCGGACCTGGCGGCGTTCCGCGCCTACATGGACCGGACGCTCGCCGGGCTGCAGGTGACCGGCACGGCCCGCGAGGTCGCCGCCGCGGTGCTGTGGCCCCGCAGGCTGCGCTGCCTCGCCCCGGCGCTGGCGGTGTTCCGGCTGCTCACCGCGGCGCTGCTGCCCGAGCCGCTGCGCGAGCAGTACGGCCTGCCGTGGAGCCGCGGCCGCCGCCGCGCCGCCGGGCTGCTGCTGCGGTCGGCGACGGTCGCGCACCGGCTGGTCCCCGGGCCGCTGCGCCGCCCCCCGCAGCCGCTGCTGGTGAGGCTGGCGAGCCACCGCGTCGACCGCACGCTGTCGGCGCGCCGCGCCCACCGCCGCGGCTCCTGA
- the tatC gene encoding twin-arginine translocase subunit TatC yields MDHIRELRNRLIKAIIALVIGAIIGWILFEPAWGFLKQPYTQIPPEHCLEGKCDLVVHGIFDGFFIRLKVALIIGAVLSSPVWLYQIWAFVAPGLYSRERRYTYAFLAAAVPLFFLGAVLAYVTMDKGLKIFIGLAPGDTTVLVGVQDYLSYAQAMLFIFGLTFELPLFVIMLNLVGVLSHERIRKSRRLLIFGVFVFAAVATPSQDPFTMLALALPTILLFEIAELFAFLHDRRRARDDEYAGLSDDEASPLNLDEIDAELEKGGRTG; encoded by the coding sequence ATGGACCACATCCGTGAGCTGCGCAACCGGCTGATCAAGGCGATCATCGCCCTGGTGATCGGCGCGATCATCGGGTGGATCCTGTTCGAGCCGGCGTGGGGCTTCCTCAAGCAGCCCTACACCCAGATCCCGCCGGAGCACTGCCTGGAGGGCAAGTGCGACCTGGTGGTGCACGGGATCTTCGACGGGTTCTTCATCCGCCTGAAGGTCGCGCTCATCATCGGCGCGGTGCTGTCGTCGCCGGTCTGGCTGTACCAGATCTGGGCGTTCGTGGCGCCGGGGCTGTACAGCAGGGAGCGCCGCTACACGTACGCGTTCCTGGCGGCCGCGGTGCCGCTGTTCTTCCTCGGCGCGGTGCTGGCGTACGTGACGATGGACAAGGGCCTGAAGATCTTCATCGGGCTCGCGCCGGGCGACACGACCGTCCTGGTCGGCGTGCAGGACTACCTCAGCTACGCCCAGGCGATGCTGTTCATCTTCGGGCTGACGTTCGAGCTGCCGCTGTTCGTCATCATGCTGAACCTGGTCGGGGTCCTGTCCCACGAGCGGATCCGCAAGTCGCGGCGGCTGCTGATCTTCGGCGTGTTCGTGTTCGCGGCGGTCGCCACCCCCAGCCAGGACCCGTTCACCATGCTGGCGCTGGCGCTGCCCACGATCCTGCTGTTCGAGATCGCCGAGCTGTTCGCGTTCCTGCACGACCGCCGCCGGGCCCGCGACGACGAGTACGCCGGCCTGTCCGACGACGAGGCGTCCCCCCTGAACCTGGACGAGATCGACGCCGAACTGGAGAAGGGCGGCCGCACCGGCTGA
- a CDS encoding DEAD/DEAH box helicase translates to MTSPDTTSSGQSPAERYAAYRERTAGSGPALLDFRTLYDFELDPFQIEACKALESGSGVLVAAPTGSGKTVVGEFAVHLALTGGSKCFYTTPIKALSNQKYADLVRRYGPEKVGLLTGDNSVNGEAPIVVMTTEVLRNMLYAQSHTLAGLAFVVMDEVHYLADRFRGAVWEEVIIHVPDSVRIVALSATVSNAEEFGEWLQAVRGDTAVIVDEHRPVPLFQHMLVGTRLYDLFVDTGRGGDRQTRLNPQLTRLAVEEVRRAKINQGRRTGRRRAPRPQRFRPPSRPEVIERLERAGLLPAITFIFSRAGCDAAVMQCLHAGTRLTSKEEAEEIRAHAELRTADISPEDLRILGYGDFVAALERGVAAHHAGMLPTFKEIVEELFTRGMIKAVFATETLALGINMPARTVVIEKLDKWNGEAHVDLTPGEYTQLTGRAGRRGIDVEGHAVVVWSPSVDPASVAGLASTRTYPLNSSFRPSYNMAVNLVGAVGVERARTLLEQSFAQFQADRAVVGLARQVQKNEEALAGYARAAECHLGDFMEYAAMRRRLSDREAQLARERAGARRAEAARSLEHLRPGDVIIVPSGRRSGLAVVLDPGVGRRSDGPAPLVLTANRSVQRLSIQDFPRAVEPVERIRIPKSFSPRNPQDRRDLASRLREKVPDEVRTRRRTRADSSAPEDEEIARLRGELRRHPVHGCDRREEHARWAERYHRLERETEQLRRRVEGRSQVIARTFDRVCAVLQQLGYLDGDSVTEEGRRLGRIYNELDLLTAESLREGLWDKLDHAELAACVSALVYESRQPDDAAPPRTPPGAAQDALAAMVRLWGELDAVERDNRVDFLREPDLGFAWTAYRWAKGHDLDSVLLESDMTAGDFVRAVKQLLDLLGQVADASPSNSHVRKTARRAMDSLRRGVVAYSSVA, encoded by the coding sequence ATGACCTCCCCCGATACGACGTCGTCCGGGCAGTCCCCGGCGGAGCGGTACGCCGCCTACCGGGAGCGCACCGCGGGCAGCGGCCCCGCCCTGCTGGACTTCCGCACCCTGTACGACTTCGAGCTGGACCCGTTCCAGATCGAGGCGTGCAAGGCGCTGGAGAGCGGCAGCGGCGTGCTGGTCGCCGCGCCGACCGGGTCGGGCAAGACGGTGGTGGGGGAGTTCGCCGTCCACCTCGCGCTCACCGGCGGCTCCAAGTGCTTCTACACCACGCCGATCAAGGCGCTGTCGAACCAGAAGTACGCCGACCTCGTCCGCCGCTACGGGCCGGAGAAGGTGGGGCTGCTCACCGGCGACAACAGCGTCAACGGCGAGGCCCCGATCGTCGTGATGACGACCGAGGTGCTGCGCAACATGCTGTACGCGCAGTCCCACACCCTCGCCGGGCTGGCGTTCGTGGTGATGGACGAGGTGCACTACCTCGCCGACCGGTTCCGCGGCGCGGTCTGGGAAGAGGTCATCATCCACGTCCCGGACTCGGTGCGGATCGTGGCGCTGTCGGCGACCGTCAGCAACGCCGAGGAGTTCGGCGAGTGGCTGCAGGCGGTCCGCGGCGACACCGCGGTGATCGTCGACGAGCACCGGCCCGTCCCGCTGTTCCAGCACATGCTGGTCGGCACCCGCCTGTACGACCTCTTCGTCGACACCGGCAGGGGAGGCGACCGGCAGACGCGGCTGAACCCGCAGCTGACCCGCCTCGCGGTGGAGGAGGTCCGCCGCGCCAAGATCAACCAGGGTCGGCGCACCGGGCGGCGCCGCGCGCCGCGCCCGCAGCGGTTCCGGCCGCCGTCGCGGCCCGAGGTGATCGAGCGCCTCGAACGCGCCGGGCTGCTCCCGGCGATCACGTTCATCTTCAGCCGCGCCGGCTGCGACGCCGCGGTCATGCAGTGCCTGCACGCCGGGACCCGGCTGACCTCCAAGGAGGAGGCCGAGGAGATCCGCGCGCACGCCGAGCTGCGCACCGCCGACATCTCCCCGGAGGACCTGCGGATCCTCGGGTACGGCGACTTCGTCGCCGCGCTGGAGCGCGGCGTCGCCGCCCACCACGCCGGGATGCTGCCGACGTTCAAGGAGATCGTCGAGGAGCTGTTCACCCGCGGGATGATCAAGGCGGTGTTCGCGACGGAGACGCTCGCGCTCGGCATCAACATGCCCGCCCGCACCGTCGTGATCGAGAAGCTCGACAAGTGGAACGGCGAGGCGCACGTCGACCTCACCCCCGGCGAGTACACGCAGCTCACCGGGCGGGCGGGGCGGCGCGGCATCGACGTGGAGGGCCACGCCGTCGTGGTGTGGAGCCCCAGCGTCGACCCGGCGTCGGTGGCGGGGCTGGCGAGCACCCGCACCTACCCGCTGAACTCCAGCTTCCGGCCGTCGTACAACATGGCCGTCAACCTCGTCGGCGCCGTCGGCGTCGAACGGGCCCGCACGCTGCTGGAGCAGTCGTTCGCGCAGTTCCAGGCCGACCGCGCCGTGGTCGGCCTGGCCCGGCAGGTCCAGAAGAACGAGGAGGCCCTCGCCGGGTACGCGCGGGCCGCCGAGTGCCACCTGGGCGACTTCATGGAGTACGCCGCGATGCGGCGCCGCCTGTCGGACCGGGAGGCGCAGCTGGCGCGCGAGCGCGCCGGCGCCCGCCGCGCCGAGGCGGCGCGGTCGCTGGAGCACCTGCGGCCCGGCGACGTCATCATCGTGCCGTCGGGACGGCGGTCCGGGCTCGCGGTCGTCCTGGACCCCGGGGTGGGCCGCCGCTCCGACGGGCCCGCGCCGCTGGTGCTGACGGCGAACCGGTCGGTGCAGCGGCTGTCGATCCAGGACTTCCCCCGCGCCGTGGAGCCGGTCGAGCGGATCCGCATCCCCAAGTCGTTCAGCCCCCGCAACCCGCAGGACCGCCGCGACCTGGCGTCCAGGCTCCGCGAGAAGGTCCCCGACGAGGTGCGGACCCGCAGGCGGACCCGCGCCGACTCCTCCGCGCCGGAGGACGAGGAGATCGCGCGGCTGCGCGGCGAGCTGCGCCGCCACCCCGTGCACGGCTGCGACCGGCGGGAGGAGCACGCCCGGTGGGCCGAGCGGTACCACCGGCTGGAACGCGAGACCGAGCAGCTGCGGCGCCGCGTCGAGGGCCGCTCCCAGGTCATCGCGCGGACGTTCGACCGGGTGTGCGCCGTCCTGCAGCAGCTCGGGTACCTGGACGGCGACTCGGTCACCGAGGAGGGACGCCGCCTCGGCCGCATCTACAACGAGCTCGACCTGCTGACCGCCGAGAGCCTCCGCGAGGGCCTGTGGGACAAGCTCGACCACGCCGAGCTGGCGGCGTGCGTGTCGGCGCTGGTGTACGAGTCGCGGCAGCCCGACGACGCCGCCCCGCCCCGCACCCCGCCGGGCGCCGCGCAGGACGCGCTCGCGGCGATGGTGCGGCTGTGGGGCGAGCTGGACGCCGTCGAGCGCGACAACCGGGTCGACTTCCTGCGGGAGCCCGACCTGGGGTTCGCGTGGACGGCGTACCGGTGGGCCAAGGGCCACGACCTGGACTCGGTGCTCCTCGAGAGCGACATGACCGCCGGGGACTTCGTCCGCGCCGTCAAGCAGCTCCTCGACCTGCTCGGCCAGGTCGCCGACGCGTCGCCGAGCAACAGCCACGTCCGCAAGACCGCCCGCCGCGCCATGGACTCCCTGCGGCGCGGCGTCGTGGCGTACTCCTCCGTCGCCTGA
- a CDS encoding helix-turn-helix transcriptional regulator, protein MSRRKTERLLNLVVCLLATRRYLTAEQIRRAVPGYPDSDEAFKRMFERDKEELRELGVPLEVGSDLLGGGGEEIGYRIPPQDYELPDIHLTPDEAAVLGLAARVWQRASMAEAASGALLKLRAAGVETDAPAAVGVEPRVSTQDPAFPALWEAVRDRRPVAFDYRGIGRTSVARRHLEPWGVVSRRGHWYVVGFDRDRGEQRVFRLSRISGEVVPDGPAGSVTVPEGVDVRRIAFDWGDPVSDPRPARVLLRAGAAQGPRRWAADVRPAREGPDGGEWDEATMTFRDADRFAPYLARFAGDVVVLDPPDLRDAVIQHLKAVLAGGQGAPEPEGTVNGR, encoded by the coding sequence GTGTCGCGGCGCAAGACCGAGCGCCTGCTCAATCTGGTGGTCTGCCTGCTCGCCACCCGGCGTTATCTGACGGCGGAGCAGATCCGCCGCGCGGTGCCCGGCTATCCGGACTCCGACGAGGCGTTCAAGCGGATGTTCGAGCGGGACAAGGAGGAGCTGCGGGAGCTGGGCGTGCCGTTGGAGGTGGGCAGCGACCTGCTGGGCGGCGGCGGGGAGGAGATCGGGTACCGGATCCCGCCGCAGGACTACGAGCTTCCCGACATCCACCTGACGCCCGACGAGGCGGCGGTGCTGGGCCTGGCGGCGCGGGTGTGGCAGCGGGCCAGCATGGCCGAGGCGGCGTCGGGGGCGCTGCTGAAGCTGCGGGCGGCGGGGGTGGAGACCGACGCGCCCGCGGCGGTGGGCGTTGAGCCGCGCGTCAGCACGCAGGACCCGGCGTTCCCGGCGCTGTGGGAGGCGGTGCGCGACCGGCGGCCGGTCGCGTTCGACTACCGGGGGATCGGGCGGACGTCGGTGGCGCGGCGGCACCTGGAGCCGTGGGGCGTGGTGAGCCGGCGGGGCCACTGGTACGTGGTGGGGTTCGACCGCGACCGCGGGGAGCAGCGGGTGTTCCGGTTGAGCCGCATCTCGGGGGAGGTCGTGCCGGACGGCCCGGCGGGGTCGGTGACGGTCCCCGAGGGGGTGGACGTGCGGCGGATCGCGTTCGACTGGGGCGACCCGGTGAGCGATCCGCGCCCGGCGCGGGTGCTGCTGCGCGCGGGCGCGGCGCAGGGCCCGCGGCGGTGGGCCGCGGACGTGCGGCCCGCGCGGGAGGGCCCCGACGGCGGGGAGTGGGACGAGGCGACGATGACGTTCCGCGACGCCGACCGGTTCGCGCCGTACCTGGCGCGGTTCGCCGGCGACGTGGTGGTGCTGGATCCGCCCGACCTGCGGGACGCGGTGATCCAGCACCTGAAGGCGGTCCTGGCGGGCGGGCAGGGCGCGCCGGAGCCGGAGGGGACGGTGAACGGCCGATGA